In Carassius carassius chromosome 46, fCarCar2.1, whole genome shotgun sequence, the following proteins share a genomic window:
- the LOC132129274 gene encoding histidine-rich glycoprotein-like → MNTETRKKDHIHVLGFYLGDWVCHAIKSQPEQFITLTSFLDEQSLVAEVLQKGFGGIAVVFIDLDVFYNSICAHLTQDERAIVESKVILHSHHVHRRQEHGGHHHSRSHHHSHHHHHHSLLPNGSNGHHHHGHHQHGHGHGHRHHGRHHHHHHHHHLQIIPQRNITVEEQDDVE, encoded by the exons ATGAATACAGAGACAAGAAAGAAGGATCACATCCACGTTTTGGGCTTCTACCTGGGCGATTGG GTGTGTCATGCCATTAAAAGTCAACCAGAGCAGTTCATTACTTTAACAAGTTTCTTAGATGAGCAAAGTCTTGTTGCAGAG GTGCTCCAGAAAGGCTTTGGTGGCATAGCGGTTGTCTTCATAGATTTGGACGTCTTCTATAACTCCATATGTGCGCATCTTACTCAGGATGAACGAGCGATTGTTGAATCAAAGGTGATTCTGCATTCACATCATGTACACAGACGTCAGGAGCATGGTGGTCATCATCACAGCAGGAGCCATCACCACAgccatcaccaccatcatcactCACTTCTTCCTAATGGCAGCAATGGTCACCATCACCATGGACATCATCAACATGGACATGGTCATGGTCATCGTCACCATGGTcgccatcatcaccatcaccaccaccaccatcttCAAATAATTCCTCAAAGAAACATAACCGTGGAAGAACAGGATGATGTGGAGTGA
- the LOC132129752 gene encoding heme transporter hrg1-B has product MGPNRIYISVGYATFGVLVGFSAFIVWNVVYKQPWTAAMGGLSGVLALWALVTHIMYIQDYWRTWLKGLKFFMFVSSVFSLLAVAAFATFIALAVLEKESITDPKSFYLSSVWSFMTLKWAFLLGMYSYRYHQEFADISILSDF; this is encoded by the exons ATGGGTCCGAACAGGATCTACATCAGTGTGGGATATGCCACGTTCGGCGTGTTGGTGGGATTTTCGGCGTTTATCGTGTGGAATGTGGTTTATAAACAGCCATGGACGGCGGCGATGGGCGGATTATCAG GAGTTCTGGCACTCTGGGCACTGGTCACCCACATTATGTACATTCAGGACTACTGGCGCACATGGCTGAAGGGACTCAAGTTCTTCATGTTTGTTAGTTCCGTCTTCTCCCTCCTGGCTGTTGCAGCTTTTGCCACATTCATAGCTTTAGCTGTTCTAGAAAAGGAAT CAATAACTGACCCCAAGAGCTTCTATCTGTCATCTGTGTGGAGCTTCATGACTCTTAAATGGGCCTTCCTGCTGGGCATGTACTCCTACCGTTACCATCAGGAGTTTGCTGACATCAGCATCCTCAGTGACTTTTGA